One genomic region from Candidatus Hydrogenedens sp. encodes:
- a CDS encoding metallophosphatase encodes MLTNNIKNYYLRVLLSAILLFFVSFNLFSKDTEVNIVYTNDIHDHIRPGYMGVGGIPYIAGFVNKVRAENPNVLLLDAGDLTDKGDMVADLTDGEMMYKVVEQMKYDVMVIGNHDYDKGIKRLCELRKLAPSVEFVGTNYKEGLENCYKPWVIKKIGNLSIGFVGVVKLGGEELRVAREAIPELKKAIEELKEQDCHFIIALCHLGSNACIELSKKIPEISVFISGHTHELLKEARLCSDTNAIIVQAGSYAMYAGQLKLMVDDEKQKVNSYTNQVVELKHDIIEPDKEILNWVFAEEKRICPVASEYLIDNKKSINTSQIAILAANAIKERSNADIVFCHPRLLIRSTFPPTKLDYNAVYLTAGHRAKELVKVTLTGKQIEQYLIDLLKYGWSRTEWTGINAEYERSFPPDKVAVKTDLLADKKYKVVLAKIEFENRLLRSLEKNGGNNIDEIKQGLKKCDFTYFDAVSKYIEKIREGGITLDEYMEKMKINGGNNKEEKEYDTEQ; translated from the coding sequence TTTAATTTATTTTCTAAAGATACAGAAGTTAATATCGTTTATACAAATGATATTCATGACCATATCCGCCCCGGATATATGGGGGTTGGAGGAATTCCCTATATTGCAGGTTTTGTGAATAAAGTAAGAGCGGAAAACCCGAATGTATTATTACTTGATGCAGGTGATTTGACGGATAAAGGGGATATGGTAGCAGATTTAACCGATGGAGAAATGATGTATAAAGTTGTAGAGCAAATGAAATATGATGTAATGGTTATTGGAAATCATGATTATGATAAAGGAATTAAACGACTTTGTGAGTTGAGGAAATTAGCTCCTTCGGTAGAGTTTGTAGGAACAAATTATAAAGAGGGTTTAGAAAATTGTTATAAACCATGGGTTATTAAAAAAATAGGAAACCTATCTATAGGTTTTGTAGGTGTTGTAAAATTAGGAGGTGAAGAACTGAGAGTAGCCAGAGAGGCTATCCCCGAACTAAAAAAAGCAATTGAAGAACTAAAAGAACAGGATTGCCATTTTATTATTGCCTTATGTCATCTCGGAAGCAACGCCTGTATAGAGTTATCTAAAAAAATTCCCGAAATATCGGTATTTATTTCAGGACATACACACGAATTGTTAAAAGAAGCAAGACTGTGTTCGGATACTAATGCAATTATCGTTCAAGCGGGTTCGTATGCTATGTATGCAGGACAATTAAAATTGATGGTTGACGATGAAAAACAAAAGGTTAATAGTTATACAAATCAAGTTGTAGAACTAAAACATGATATTATAGAACCTGATAAAGAAATTTTAAATTGGGTATTTGCAGAAGAGAAGAGAATTTGTCCTGTTGCTTCCGAATATTTGATAGATAATAAAAAATCGATTAATACAAGTCAGATTGCAATACTGGCAGCTAATGCAATAAAAGAAAGAAGTAATGCGGACATTGTCTTTTGCCATCCCCGATTACTTATCCGTAGCACATTTCCACCCACAAAATTAGATTACAACGCTGTCTATTTAACCGCAGGACACCGCGCTAAAGAATTGGTTAAGGTAACATTAACAGGAAAACAAATAGAGCAATATCTAATAGATTTACTTAAATATGGTTGGAGTAGAACCGAATGGACAGGAATAAATGCAGAATATGAACGCTCCTTTCCACCCGATAAGGTTGCTGTTAAAACAGATTTACTTGCAGATAAAAAATATAAAGTAGTGCTCGCAAAAATAGAATTTGAAAATCGCTTATTACGCTCTTTAGAAAAAAATGGGGGAAATAATATAGATGAGATAAAACAAGGACTAAAAAAATGTGATTTTACTTATTTCGATGCAGTATCAAAATATATTGAAAAGATTAGAGAAGGTGGAATTACCTTAGATGAATATATGGAAAAGATGAAGATAAACGGAGGGAATAATAAAGAGGAAAAAGAATACGACACAGAACAATGA